A single window of Salvia splendens isolate huo1 chromosome 8, SspV2, whole genome shotgun sequence DNA harbors:
- the LOC121744831 gene encoding F-box protein SKIP19-like encodes MFRNPCSANPPRFGSFQGPPICTINDYFDFYATPHDDRLRLLRLCNNSFASMWLQSMSMSMWRTNVLISMPMVASPSAPPPSWIDLPGDVTASILQRLGVEGMLTNAQKVCTTWWKVCKDPALWRVIDFSNPRQGIFNDEYNVMCRHAVDRSQGQLVDLTIQYFGDDALLDYIVRR; translated from the coding sequence ATGTTTCGCAATCCATGTTCTGCCAACCCTCCCCGATTTGGTTCTTTCCAAGGTCCCCCAATCTGCACCATAAACGATTACTTCGACTTCTATGCCACTCCTCACGACGATCGACTGCGCTTACTGCGTCTATGCAACAACAGCTTTGCTTCAATGTGGCTCCAGTCGATGTCGATGTCGATGTGGAGGACCAACGTCCTAATTTCAATGCCGATGGTTGCTTCACCCTCAGCCCCTCCGCCGTCGTGGATCGACCTGCCTGGAGATGTAACGGCCAGTATTCTGCAGAGGCTGGGGGTGGAGGGGATGCTCACAAATGCGCAGAAAGTGTGTACTACATGGTGGAAGGTTTGCAAGGATCCCGCCTTGTGGCGAGTCATCGACTTCTCCAACCCTAGGCAGGGGATTTTCAACGACGAGTACAATGTCATGTGCCGCCACGCAGTGGATCGTAGCCAAGGACAGTTGGTCGACCTCACCATTCAGTACTTCGGCGACGATGCACTCTTGGACTACATCGTCCGTCGGTAA
- the LOC121744829 gene encoding protein MEI2-like 5 isoform X3: MGTSAWELFPRSHSYRVPSDASLHSISLPVLANVKVSSSEGKSDLQSMYDTSSSLNDIDQELKGNYVVGSLLPDDEDELLAGIMDDFEAKWLPNIVDDSEEYDLFGGGGLELESDPQENSRIGSFTLSLSNDGIGNTVAHSNQTNGVGTVAGEHPLGEHPSRTLFVRNINSNIEDAELRTLFEVFMLPQWISWTLYTASKHRGFVMVSYYDIRAARTAMRALQNKPLRRRKLDIHFSIPKENPSDKEINQGTLVVFNLDPSVTNDNLQQIFGDYGEVKEIRETPHKKHHKFIEFYDVRAAEAALKSLNRSDLAGKRIKVEPSRPGGARRSLLLHMNHEVEKDERTLHKVGLPLGNSPPATWPHLSSPNVGSPLLNFSKSSGFSSAGSSWGRQDIFELSHSLPEQKSSQFVGSDSFFGSSTFNGSTSIPFSGPKLYWGSSSEQTNSTPITQAVRNPFISGGNHGSLYNWSQIQQQHHRYHAGSAPSAAPLQQKFGYFHESPRSSFARPGCASAAYLGDLNDFGYRDVTNSTVSLMKSVSVGEGSPVSSMISSARPSHVFHGIARFPGHAASNWEALAERGRSRLIDSNGIQIDNKNQFQLDIDKIRTGEDTRTTLMIKNIPNKYTSKMLLATIDEHCKGTYDFLYLPIDFQNKCNIGYAFINLLSPLNIIPFYEAFNGKRWEKFNSEKVAYLAYARIQGKAALVAHFKHTTLMNEDKHCRPILFDSEFLESNNRVLQKNVPVNVSTGVQQSNEGETGNLTGSDQDEREQ; this comes from the exons ATGGGAACTAGTGCGTGGGAGCTCTTTCCCCGATCTCATTCTTATCGCGTGCCAAGTGACGCCTCACTTCATTCCATTTCGTTGCCTGTTCTTGCCAATGTGAAGG TGAGTAGCAGTGAAGGGAAGAGTGATCTTCAGTCCATGTATGATACCTCCAGCAGCTTAAATGATATTGATCAGGAGCTAAAGGGTAATTATGTGGTTGGAAGCTTGCTCCCCGATGATGAGGATGAACTCCTAGCTGGGATAATGGATGATTTTGAGGCAAAATGGTTGCCCAATATAGTAGATGATTCAGAGGAATACGATCTTTTTGGTGGAGGAGGTCTAGAATTAGAATCCGATCCCCAAGAAAACTCGAGAATTGGTTCTTTTACTCTTAGTTTATCAAATGATGGCATTGGCAACACAGTGGCTCATTCCAATCAAACTAATGGCGTGGGCACAGTTGCTGGGGAACACCCTCTAGGAGAGCATCCTTCCAGAACATTATTTGTTCGGAATATCAATAGTAACATTGAGGATGCAGAACTTAGAACACTCTTTGAGGTATTCATGCTACCTCAGTGGATATCTTG GACATTGTACACTGCATCTAAGCATAGGGGTTTTGTGATGGTTTCTTACTACGATATTCGTGCTGCTCGAACTGCCATGCGAGCATTGCAAAACAAGCCACTCCGGAGGAGAAAGCTAGATATTCATTTCTCAATTCCCAAG GAGAACCCTTCTGACAAGGAAATAAACCAAGGAACTCTGGTAGTATTTAATTTGGACCCTTCAGTCACTAACGACAACCTTCAACAAATTTTTGGGGATTATGGAGAGGTTAAAGAG ATAAGGGAAACGCCACATAAGAAACATCataaatttattgaattttatgATGTCAGAGCTGCAGAAGCTGCTCTTAAATCCTTGAATAGAAGCGATTTAGCTGGGAAACGTATAAAGGTGGAACCTAGTCGGCCTGGTGGGGCACGTAGAAG TTTGCTGCTGCATATGAATCACGAGGTTGAGAAAGACGAAAGGACCTTGCACAAAGTAGGCTTGCCTCTTGGGAATTCGCCTCCTG CTACATGGCCTCACCTCAGCAGCCCTAATGTTGGAAGTCCTCTGCTAAACTTCAGTAAATCATCTGGTTTTAGTTCAGCAGGTAGCAGTTGGGGCAGGCAAGATATCTTTGAACTGTCTCATTCACTTCCAGAGCAGAAGTCGAGTCAGTTTGTCGGGTCTGATTCTTTCTTTGGTTCTTCGACTTTCAATGGATCCACTTCCATACCATTTTCTGGTCCAAAGCTTTACTGGGGAAGTTCGTCCGAACAGACCAATTCTACACCTATAACTCAAGCTGTAAGGAATCCTTTTATATCTGGTGGTAATCACGGGAGTCTTTACAACTGGTCTCAAATCCAGCAGCAGCATCACCGCTACCATGCTGGATCTGCTCCATCTGCTGCCCCCCTCCAACAAAAATTCGGCTATTTTCATGAGTCGCCCAGATCATCATTTGCTAGACCTGGTTGTGCAAGTGCTGCTTACTTGGGCGACTTAAATGATTTCGGCTATCGTGATGTTACCAATTCCACTGTTTCTTTGATGAAGTCAGTATCAGTGGGAGAAGGATCTCCTGTTTCTAGCATGATATCATCTGCAAGACCAAGTCATGTGTTTCATGGTATTGCTCGTTTCCCCGGACATGCAGCGTCTAACTGGGAGGCTTTGGCCGAGCGTGGGAGGTCTCGACTCATTGACTCCAATGGGATCCAAATAGATAACAAGAATCAATTTCAACTTGATATCGACAAGATTAGAACTGGTGAAGACACTCGAACAACTCTGATGATAAAAAATATCCCTAACAA ATACACATCAAAGATGTTACTGGCTACCATTGATGAACATTGTAAAGGAACTTATGATTTTCTCTATTTGCCCATTGATTTCCAG AATAAATGCAACATTGGTTACGCATTTATCAACCTGCTGTCTCCATTAAACATCATCCCATTTTATGAG GCATTCAATGGAAAGAGGTGGGAGAAATTCAACAGTGAAAAAGTCGCCTATTTGGCATATGCTCGAATTCAAGGGAAGGCTGCCCTCGTTGCCCATTTCAAGCACACGACTTTGATGAACGAAGATAAGCACTGCAGGCCGATTCTCTTTGACTCAGAATTCCTAGAGTCTAACAATAGG GTCCTCCAAAAAAATGTTCCAGTCAACGTGAGCACTGGAGTTCAACAATCAAACGAAGGAGAAACAGGGAATCTGACCGGTAGCGATCAAGATGAGAGAGAGCAGTAA
- the LOC121744829 gene encoding protein MEI2-like 5 isoform X1, translating to MLLNHIVLKDLSDEMGTSAWELFPRSHSYRVPSDASLHSISLPVLANVKVSSSEGKSDLQSMYDTSSSLNDIDQELKGNYVVGSLLPDDEDELLAGIMDDFEAKWLPNIVDDSEEYDLFGGGGLELESDPQENSRIGSFTLSLSNDGIGNTVAHSNQTNGVGTVAGEHPLGEHPSRTLFVRNINSNIEDAELRTLFEVFMLPQWISWTLYTASKHRGFVMVSYYDIRAARTAMRALQNKPLRRRKLDIHFSIPKENPSDKEINQGTLVVFNLDPSVTNDNLQQIFGDYGEVKEIRETPHKKHHKFIEFYDVRAAEAALKSLNRSDLAGKRIKVEPSRPGGARRSLLLHMNHEVEKDERTLHKVGLPLGNSPPATWPHLSSPNVGSPLLNFSKSSGFSSAGSSWGRQDIFELSHSLPEQKSSQFVGSDSFFGSSTFNGSTSIPFSGPKLYWGSSSEQTNSTPITQAVRNPFISGGNHGSLYNWSQIQQQHHRYHAGSAPSAAPLQQKFGYFHESPRSSFARPGCASAAYLGDLNDFGYRDVTNSTVSLMKSVSVGEGSPVSSMISSARPSHVFHGIARFPGHAASNWEALAERGRSRLIDSNGIQIDNKNQFQLDIDKIRTGEDTRTTLMIKNIPNKYTSKMLLATIDEHCKGTYDFLYLPIDFQNKCNIGYAFINLLSPLNIIPFYEAFNGKRWEKFNSEKVAYLAYARIQGKAALVAHFKHTTLMNEDKHCRPILFDSEFLESNNRVLQKNVPVNVSTGVQQSNEGETGNLTGSDQDEREQ from the exons ATGCTTTTAAATCATATT GTGCTGAAAGATCTATCTGATGAGATGGGAACTAGTGCGTGGGAGCTCTTTCCCCGATCTCATTCTTATCGCGTGCCAAGTGACGCCTCACTTCATTCCATTTCGTTGCCTGTTCTTGCCAATGTGAAGG TGAGTAGCAGTGAAGGGAAGAGTGATCTTCAGTCCATGTATGATACCTCCAGCAGCTTAAATGATATTGATCAGGAGCTAAAGGGTAATTATGTGGTTGGAAGCTTGCTCCCCGATGATGAGGATGAACTCCTAGCTGGGATAATGGATGATTTTGAGGCAAAATGGTTGCCCAATATAGTAGATGATTCAGAGGAATACGATCTTTTTGGTGGAGGAGGTCTAGAATTAGAATCCGATCCCCAAGAAAACTCGAGAATTGGTTCTTTTACTCTTAGTTTATCAAATGATGGCATTGGCAACACAGTGGCTCATTCCAATCAAACTAATGGCGTGGGCACAGTTGCTGGGGAACACCCTCTAGGAGAGCATCCTTCCAGAACATTATTTGTTCGGAATATCAATAGTAACATTGAGGATGCAGAACTTAGAACACTCTTTGAGGTATTCATGCTACCTCAGTGGATATCTTG GACATTGTACACTGCATCTAAGCATAGGGGTTTTGTGATGGTTTCTTACTACGATATTCGTGCTGCTCGAACTGCCATGCGAGCATTGCAAAACAAGCCACTCCGGAGGAGAAAGCTAGATATTCATTTCTCAATTCCCAAG GAGAACCCTTCTGACAAGGAAATAAACCAAGGAACTCTGGTAGTATTTAATTTGGACCCTTCAGTCACTAACGACAACCTTCAACAAATTTTTGGGGATTATGGAGAGGTTAAAGAG ATAAGGGAAACGCCACATAAGAAACATCataaatttattgaattttatgATGTCAGAGCTGCAGAAGCTGCTCTTAAATCCTTGAATAGAAGCGATTTAGCTGGGAAACGTATAAAGGTGGAACCTAGTCGGCCTGGTGGGGCACGTAGAAG TTTGCTGCTGCATATGAATCACGAGGTTGAGAAAGACGAAAGGACCTTGCACAAAGTAGGCTTGCCTCTTGGGAATTCGCCTCCTG CTACATGGCCTCACCTCAGCAGCCCTAATGTTGGAAGTCCTCTGCTAAACTTCAGTAAATCATCTGGTTTTAGTTCAGCAGGTAGCAGTTGGGGCAGGCAAGATATCTTTGAACTGTCTCATTCACTTCCAGAGCAGAAGTCGAGTCAGTTTGTCGGGTCTGATTCTTTCTTTGGTTCTTCGACTTTCAATGGATCCACTTCCATACCATTTTCTGGTCCAAAGCTTTACTGGGGAAGTTCGTCCGAACAGACCAATTCTACACCTATAACTCAAGCTGTAAGGAATCCTTTTATATCTGGTGGTAATCACGGGAGTCTTTACAACTGGTCTCAAATCCAGCAGCAGCATCACCGCTACCATGCTGGATCTGCTCCATCTGCTGCCCCCCTCCAACAAAAATTCGGCTATTTTCATGAGTCGCCCAGATCATCATTTGCTAGACCTGGTTGTGCAAGTGCTGCTTACTTGGGCGACTTAAATGATTTCGGCTATCGTGATGTTACCAATTCCACTGTTTCTTTGATGAAGTCAGTATCAGTGGGAGAAGGATCTCCTGTTTCTAGCATGATATCATCTGCAAGACCAAGTCATGTGTTTCATGGTATTGCTCGTTTCCCCGGACATGCAGCGTCTAACTGGGAGGCTTTGGCCGAGCGTGGGAGGTCTCGACTCATTGACTCCAATGGGATCCAAATAGATAACAAGAATCAATTTCAACTTGATATCGACAAGATTAGAACTGGTGAAGACACTCGAACAACTCTGATGATAAAAAATATCCCTAACAA ATACACATCAAAGATGTTACTGGCTACCATTGATGAACATTGTAAAGGAACTTATGATTTTCTCTATTTGCCCATTGATTTCCAG AATAAATGCAACATTGGTTACGCATTTATCAACCTGCTGTCTCCATTAAACATCATCCCATTTTATGAG GCATTCAATGGAAAGAGGTGGGAGAAATTCAACAGTGAAAAAGTCGCCTATTTGGCATATGCTCGAATTCAAGGGAAGGCTGCCCTCGTTGCCCATTTCAAGCACACGACTTTGATGAACGAAGATAAGCACTGCAGGCCGATTCTCTTTGACTCAGAATTCCTAGAGTCTAACAATAGG GTCCTCCAAAAAAATGTTCCAGTCAACGTGAGCACTGGAGTTCAACAATCAAACGAAGGAGAAACAGGGAATCTGACCGGTAGCGATCAAGATGAGAGAGAGCAGTAA
- the LOC121744829 gene encoding protein MEI2-like 5 isoform X2, whose translation MLLNHIVLKDLSDEMGTSAWELFPRSHSYRVPSDASLHSISLPVLANVKVSSSEGKSDLQSMYDTSSSLNDIDQELKGNYVVGSLLPDDEDELLAGIMDDFEAKWLPNIVDDSEEYDLFGGGGLELESDPQENSRIGSFTLSLSNDGIGNTVAHSNQTNGVGTVAGEHPLGEHPSRTLFVRNINSNIEDAELRTLFELYGDIRTLYTASKHRGFVMVSYYDIRAARTAMRALQNKPLRRRKLDIHFSIPKENPSDKEINQGTLVVFNLDPSVTNDNLQQIFGDYGEVKEIRETPHKKHHKFIEFYDVRAAEAALKSLNRSDLAGKRIKVEPSRPGGARRSLLLHMNHEVEKDERTLHKVGLPLGNSPPATWPHLSSPNVGSPLLNFSKSSGFSSAGSSWGRQDIFELSHSLPEQKSSQFVGSDSFFGSSTFNGSTSIPFSGPKLYWGSSSEQTNSTPITQAVRNPFISGGNHGSLYNWSQIQQQHHRYHAGSAPSAAPLQQKFGYFHESPRSSFARPGCASAAYLGDLNDFGYRDVTNSTVSLMKSVSVGEGSPVSSMISSARPSHVFHGIARFPGHAASNWEALAERGRSRLIDSNGIQIDNKNQFQLDIDKIRTGEDTRTTLMIKNIPNKYTSKMLLATIDEHCKGTYDFLYLPIDFQNKCNIGYAFINLLSPLNIIPFYEAFNGKRWEKFNSEKVAYLAYARIQGKAALVAHFKHTTLMNEDKHCRPILFDSEFLESNNRVLQKNVPVNVSTGVQQSNEGETGNLTGSDQDEREQ comes from the exons ATGCTTTTAAATCATATT GTGCTGAAAGATCTATCTGATGAGATGGGAACTAGTGCGTGGGAGCTCTTTCCCCGATCTCATTCTTATCGCGTGCCAAGTGACGCCTCACTTCATTCCATTTCGTTGCCTGTTCTTGCCAATGTGAAGG TGAGTAGCAGTGAAGGGAAGAGTGATCTTCAGTCCATGTATGATACCTCCAGCAGCTTAAATGATATTGATCAGGAGCTAAAGGGTAATTATGTGGTTGGAAGCTTGCTCCCCGATGATGAGGATGAACTCCTAGCTGGGATAATGGATGATTTTGAGGCAAAATGGTTGCCCAATATAGTAGATGATTCAGAGGAATACGATCTTTTTGGTGGAGGAGGTCTAGAATTAGAATCCGATCCCCAAGAAAACTCGAGAATTGGTTCTTTTACTCTTAGTTTATCAAATGATGGCATTGGCAACACAGTGGCTCATTCCAATCAAACTAATGGCGTGGGCACAGTTGCTGGGGAACACCCTCTAGGAGAGCATCCTTCCAGAACATTATTTGTTCGGAATATCAATAGTAACATTGAGGATGCAGAACTTAGAACACTCTTTGAG CTTTATGGTGATATCAGGACATTGTACACTGCATCTAAGCATAGGGGTTTTGTGATGGTTTCTTACTACGATATTCGTGCTGCTCGAACTGCCATGCGAGCATTGCAAAACAAGCCACTCCGGAGGAGAAAGCTAGATATTCATTTCTCAATTCCCAAG GAGAACCCTTCTGACAAGGAAATAAACCAAGGAACTCTGGTAGTATTTAATTTGGACCCTTCAGTCACTAACGACAACCTTCAACAAATTTTTGGGGATTATGGAGAGGTTAAAGAG ATAAGGGAAACGCCACATAAGAAACATCataaatttattgaattttatgATGTCAGAGCTGCAGAAGCTGCTCTTAAATCCTTGAATAGAAGCGATTTAGCTGGGAAACGTATAAAGGTGGAACCTAGTCGGCCTGGTGGGGCACGTAGAAG TTTGCTGCTGCATATGAATCACGAGGTTGAGAAAGACGAAAGGACCTTGCACAAAGTAGGCTTGCCTCTTGGGAATTCGCCTCCTG CTACATGGCCTCACCTCAGCAGCCCTAATGTTGGAAGTCCTCTGCTAAACTTCAGTAAATCATCTGGTTTTAGTTCAGCAGGTAGCAGTTGGGGCAGGCAAGATATCTTTGAACTGTCTCATTCACTTCCAGAGCAGAAGTCGAGTCAGTTTGTCGGGTCTGATTCTTTCTTTGGTTCTTCGACTTTCAATGGATCCACTTCCATACCATTTTCTGGTCCAAAGCTTTACTGGGGAAGTTCGTCCGAACAGACCAATTCTACACCTATAACTCAAGCTGTAAGGAATCCTTTTATATCTGGTGGTAATCACGGGAGTCTTTACAACTGGTCTCAAATCCAGCAGCAGCATCACCGCTACCATGCTGGATCTGCTCCATCTGCTGCCCCCCTCCAACAAAAATTCGGCTATTTTCATGAGTCGCCCAGATCATCATTTGCTAGACCTGGTTGTGCAAGTGCTGCTTACTTGGGCGACTTAAATGATTTCGGCTATCGTGATGTTACCAATTCCACTGTTTCTTTGATGAAGTCAGTATCAGTGGGAGAAGGATCTCCTGTTTCTAGCATGATATCATCTGCAAGACCAAGTCATGTGTTTCATGGTATTGCTCGTTTCCCCGGACATGCAGCGTCTAACTGGGAGGCTTTGGCCGAGCGTGGGAGGTCTCGACTCATTGACTCCAATGGGATCCAAATAGATAACAAGAATCAATTTCAACTTGATATCGACAAGATTAGAACTGGTGAAGACACTCGAACAACTCTGATGATAAAAAATATCCCTAACAA ATACACATCAAAGATGTTACTGGCTACCATTGATGAACATTGTAAAGGAACTTATGATTTTCTCTATTTGCCCATTGATTTCCAG AATAAATGCAACATTGGTTACGCATTTATCAACCTGCTGTCTCCATTAAACATCATCCCATTTTATGAG GCATTCAATGGAAAGAGGTGGGAGAAATTCAACAGTGAAAAAGTCGCCTATTTGGCATATGCTCGAATTCAAGGGAAGGCTGCCCTCGTTGCCCATTTCAAGCACACGACTTTGATGAACGAAGATAAGCACTGCAGGCCGATTCTCTTTGACTCAGAATTCCTAGAGTCTAACAATAGG GTCCTCCAAAAAAATGTTCCAGTCAACGTGAGCACTGGAGTTCAACAATCAAACGAAGGAGAAACAGGGAATCTGACCGGTAGCGATCAAGATGAGAGAGAGCAGTAA